The sequence below is a genomic window from Pseudomonadota bacterium.
CGAGACCTACTGGGCGTTTCACAAGGCCCAAGAGCAGACGCGCAACCACCTTTCCCGGATGGCGAGCCACGACTTTCGAAAGGCCGCCTGACCCGTCCGCGCGTCGTTCTAAAAGAGCCGCACCCAAAGTTGATTGAGAGGCAGTGAACGAGTTTGTTGCATGCCTCACGAAAATTGAGAACCGACTCCGTTTCTTTCTCGCGCGCGATTCTTTTTCAGCATCCCAACGTCGTCATCGACCCCTTGGAGCCAGTATTCGGCTCGTGATGGGTTTTGATCCATAGCGTTGCGCACGGCGACAGCAACGGTAAAGGAGAAGGCAGCCGATTTCTGTCTCTTGAAATCGCTGACGCAGCTCGCAGAGGGGATGATTTCCGAGTGCCTCGAACGCGGGGCTTGCATGGACCATGCACCCTAAAAGGTAAAGCTGGTGATCAAGAAACTCACCAGAAATACCGAGCCCTTCATTCCAAGGGGATTTGCGAAGGTCTAGCTCTGCCATTTGTTTGAACGCTAACATGAAATGGCGGCCGATCCGTCGCGTTACAAGACGGCGGCCCGCTCACGTGACAAGTGTAGCACACGTCGTATCATCACTTAGCCGCGGCTTTCCCGGGGCCTTGGCGGGGGATATGCCGCGGGTCATTGGGATTGAGGCGGGCGGTATATCGGCGGCCGGGGGCTTCGTCCATGGTGAGGAGATCAAAACCAGGACCGGTGCCGGCGGTTCTTCAAGAGGCATCGGGCAAGCGCGTGAGGGATCTATCGGGCGTCATGAGGGGGCGTAGAACACCATGGGCCTTCCCCCCTCGAGATCCGACGCATCCGCAGACGTGCCGGCACGGGCCATCACCGGCCGTCAGACCGCGGCCGCACCGCCGTCCGCGCGTTGCTATTGCTATTGCACGTCTTGCCCGCGCAACCCTTATTCGTCTAATGCCTTCCCGCCGGCCACCCAGGCCTCGAAGCCGCCGGCGATGTTGCTGACGTTCGAGTACCCCATCCGTTGCAGGGTCTCCGCCGCCAGCGCCGAACGCGCCCCGCTCCGACAGTAGACAAGCACGGGGACCGAGGGGTCCGCCAGCTCGCGGCAGCTCCCGATGCGGAACTCCAGGAGACCGCGCGGGATGTGGATGGCCCCGGGCAGACGGCCTGCCTCCAGCTCCGCGGGCTCGCGCACGTCGATCACCACGGTCCGAGGCTCGCCGAGGTGTTGTTCGGCGGTGTCCGGATCGATCTCGCGGATGTGTTTCTTGGCCTCCTGGACGAGGTCTTGTGCGGTCATGGCCATGGTCTTTTCACCTCCGGCGCAGAGGATGCCACAGCGCGTTCATTGCCTGGCAAATGATTCGTACCAGAGGCACTGGCGCAGGCCGGCTCACAGGGAGACGCGCTTCAAGGCCTTGGCGGCGCCGGCCACGGCCTTGCGTTCCGCAGTCGGCATGGGGATCAGGCCCTTGGCCACGAGATAGCCCTTGTCGCCCCAGGACCGGTCGTCGGTGAACTCGGCGATATATTGCGCCAGACCGGGCACCTTCCCGACGCGATCGCCCTTGACGTAAAAGTAGAGCGTCCGGCTGACCGGGTATTGCTGCGACGTGACGCTGTCGGCACTCGGGGCGACCCCCTCGATCGACACCGCGTCGAGCGTCTTGGAATGAGTGGAGAACTGGTGGTAGGCCATGATCGCGATCGCCCCGGGGCGGGCCGATAGCTTGTCCGCCAGCTTGCCAGGGTCTTGCCGCACATAGGCGCCGTCCTCGCGGATCGTACGACAGAGCGTGTCGAACCGGGCGGCGTCGCGGTCCTTCATGGCGGCGGCCGCCGGAAAACCCACGCACCCGCCTTCCATCACCAGATCGGAGAAGACTTCACGGATTGCGGAGCCCTCGGGCGGCCCGAGCACCTCGATCTCGACATCGGGCAGGACCGGATCGACCTCCTTCCACGTCTTGAATGGATTGCGCACGAATGTCTCGCAGTCCGCGCAGGCCGGATCCGGTATCTCCTTGGCGAGGGCCAGGTACAGGGTCTTGCGCGTGAGCCGCAGCGGCTCCTGTTTTTTCAGGCGCGCCAAGGTGACCGCACCATAGCCGATCTTGACCTCGACGAGGTTTTTAACGCCCGTCGAGCGGCAGAAGTCGAATTCGCGCCGTTCCATACGACGCGACGCATTGACGATGTCCGGAGCATCCGCGCCCGTACCCTCGCAAAACAGCTTGATCCCGCCGCGGCTCCCGGTCGACTCCACCCAGGGCCGTTTCACCTTCTTGGACTTGGCGAGCTTGTCCGCGACGGCATCGGCAAACGGCCGGATCGAATGCGACCCGACGATGTGCAGATACCCGCGCAGATCGGCCGCTTGTACTGGCTGCAGCACGACGGCAGCGACCACGACGGCGACCGAGAAGTGAACACGATAGCTCATGGTATGTCTCACGATCCTGGCCTCAGAAAATAAAGAAACCCGCTCTGGCGAGCGGGTTCCGTGACGGGTACCGGTGAGTAGGCCGGGGACCGTCCGGTTGGTCCCCGGCCGCCGAGACCTCACTCACCCATCCAGATCAGCTCGACACGCCGATTCTTCTGGCGGCCTTCCTCGGTGCTGTTGTCCGCGACCGGATAGTCCTCGCCATACCCCTTGGCGTACAGGTTGTTCGTCACGCCGCGTTCCTTGAGGTAGTCTACCACCGACTGTGAGCGCCGATCGGACAGGGCCAAGTTGTAGTCGGACGCGCCTTCACTGCTGGCATGTCCCTGGACCTCAATGTCCTTCTTCTCAGGAAATACGACCAGTTGATCGGCCACACCGTCCAGGATCGACTTCGCCGTCGCGGTCAGCTCGGCCGAGTCGTACTCGAAGTTGACCCCGTGCAGCTCGATGCGGATCAAACAGCCGGTGTCGTCGACCTTGGCCCCCGTGAGCGTGCCCGGGCATTTATCGATGCAGTCATTCACGCCGTCGCCGTCCGAGTCCCGGGCCGCGCAATCGTCCACCGGCGCCGGCGGCGGCGCCTCCGCGACCGGTTGCGGTTTCGGGCCCAGGGGGACAGCGATCCCCAGGTTCACGACCATCTCGTGCAGCTGATTGGCGGGGGCAGTCTCGCTGTCGG
It includes:
- a CDS encoding OmpA family protein, producing the protein MARNKWLVTFGLLAVVMAGAVRAEEEFLDNRFYLVPFGTFVLPDGDRDTSEGWGGGLAVGKIINRYLNLELKGVYDNLQSDGFGGSGDVDEYGGGLDALVFPWRGQLSPYAVVSAMGLNTDSDRRGANLHFTAEAGGGLQYELDDHGTSLRTDVRYRYNADSETAPANQLHEMVVNLGIAVPLGPKPQPVAEAPPPAPVDDCAARDSDGDGVNDCIDKCPGTLTGAKVDDTGCLIRIELHGVNFEYDSAELTATAKSILDGVADQLVVFPEKKDIEVQGHASSEGASDYNLALSDRRSQSVVDYLKERGVTNNLYAKGYGEDYPVADNSTEEGRQKNRRVELIWMGE
- a CDS encoding substrate-binding domain-containing protein — encoded protein: MSYRVHFSVAVVVAAVVLQPVQAADLRGYLHIVGSHSIRPFADAVADKLAKSKKVKRPWVESTGSRGGIKLFCEGTGADAPDIVNASRRMERREFDFCRSTGVKNLVEVKIGYGAVTLARLKKQEPLRLTRKTLYLALAKEIPDPACADCETFVRNPFKTWKEVDPVLPDVEIEVLGPPEGSAIREVFSDLVMEGGCVGFPAAAAMKDRDAARFDTLCRTIREDGAYVRQDPGKLADKLSARPGAIAIMAYHQFSTHSKTLDAVSIEGVAPSADSVTSQQYPVSRTLYFYVKGDRVGKVPGLAQYIAEFTDDRSWGDKGYLVAKGLIPMPTAERKAVAGAAKALKRVSL
- a CDS encoding rhodanese-like domain-containing protein, yielding MAMTAQDLVQEAKKHIREIDPDTAEQHLGEPRTVVIDVREPAELEAGRLPGAIHIPRGLLEFRIGSCRELADPSVPVLVYCRSGARSALAAETLQRMGYSNVSNIAGGFEAWVAGGKALDE